A single region of the Prevotella sp. HUN102 genome encodes:
- the aroB gene encoding 3-dehydroquinate synthase, translated as MEQRIIISDNFKRELAQAVAECEHDRIFVLVDENTREACWQKIQGFFSLKNASLIAVKATDSNKNLETLSHVWEEMQRGNATRHSLLINLGGGMVTDLGGFAASTFKRGINFINVPTTLLAMIDASVGGKTGINFGGLKNEIGVFSEARFVILDTTWLKTLDRENLLSGYAEMLKHGLIAEETMWADLLKFDFAEPDLKKLSSMLRENVAVKERIVKADPQERGIRKSLNLGHTFGHAFESWALKRNPILHGYAVAFGLVCELYLSVIKTGFPSDKMRQTVNYIKENYSSLSITCNDYAELIELMHHDKKNRDNGINFSLLSEIGKVNINQTATEEEIKEALDFFREG; from the coding sequence ATGGAGCAGAGAATCATTATTTCGGATAATTTCAAGAGAGAACTGGCGCAGGCTGTGGCAGAATGCGAACACGACCGCATATTTGTACTGGTGGATGAAAACACAAGAGAGGCGTGCTGGCAGAAGATTCAGGGATTTTTCAGCCTCAAGAACGCCAGTCTCATCGCCGTAAAGGCTACCGACAGCAACAAGAATCTCGAAACTCTGTCCCACGTTTGGGAGGAAATGCAGCGCGGAAATGCCACGCGCCACTCGCTGCTCATTAATCTTGGTGGTGGAATGGTAACGGATTTGGGAGGTTTTGCAGCTTCAACTTTCAAGCGTGGAATCAATTTCATCAACGTGCCTACAACGCTGCTTGCGATGATAGATGCCAGCGTAGGGGGCAAAACAGGCATCAACTTCGGCGGACTGAAAAACGAAATCGGCGTGTTCAGCGAAGCAAGGTTCGTCATTCTCGACACCACTTGGCTCAAGACGCTTGACAGGGAGAATCTCCTGAGCGGCTATGCCGAAATGCTGAAGCACGGACTCATTGCCGAAGAAACGATGTGGGCAGACCTTCTTAAATTCGATTTCGCCGAACCCGACCTTAAAAAACTCTCTTCTATGCTCCGCGAAAACGTTGCCGTAAAGGAAAGGATTGTAAAAGCAGACCCACAGGAAAGGGGCATTCGCAAATCGCTCAACCTCGGACACACCTTCGGTCACGCATTTGAGTCGTGGGCACTGAAGCGCAACCCAATTCTTCACGGCTACGCCGTGGCTTTCGGTCTCGTCTGTGAGCTTTATCTGTCGGTAATCAAGACCGGTTTCCCATCCGACAAGATGCGCCAGACGGTCAATTACATTAAGGAGAACTATAGTTCTCTCTCCATCACTTGCAACGACTACGCAGAACTCATCGAACTGATGCACCACGACAAGAAAAACCGCGACAACGGCATCAACTTCTCGCTGCTCTCAGAAATCGGCAAAGTGAATATCAATCAGACTGCAACCGAAGAGGAAATCAAGGAAGCTCTTGATTTTTTCCGTGAAGGATGA
- the menB gene encoding 1,4-dihydroxy-2-naphthoyl-CoA synthase, producing MAKREWKTIEGFEFKEILFEEYNHIAKITINRPRYRNAFTPLTVWEISQAFGYCREALDIRVVLLTGAGDKAFCAGGDMHVKGRGGYVGGDGVPRLNVLDVQMQIRRLPKPVIAMVNGYAIGGGHVLHVLCDLTVASENAIFGQTGPKVGSFDAGFGASYLARIVGQKKAREIWYLCRQYSAEEAERMGLVNTVVPFEQLEDECVSWAETMMERSPLALRMMKAGFNAELDGQAGIQELAGDATMLYYTMDEAQEGGKAFLEKRKPDFDKYPQFP from the coding sequence ATGGCTAAAAGAGAATGGAAGACAATCGAAGGATTCGAATTTAAGGAAATCCTTTTTGAAGAATACAATCACATTGCGAAGATAACAATCAATCGTCCCCGCTATCGCAACGCGTTCACACCATTAACGGTGTGGGAAATCTCACAGGCATTCGGCTATTGTCGTGAGGCTTTGGACATCCGAGTAGTGCTGCTTACGGGTGCAGGCGACAAAGCATTCTGCGCCGGCGGCGATATGCACGTGAAAGGACGTGGGGGATATGTAGGAGGAGATGGCGTTCCCCGTCTGAACGTGCTTGATGTTCAGATGCAGATTCGTCGCTTGCCGAAACCCGTCATTGCGATGGTAAACGGCTATGCTATCGGTGGCGGCCACGTTCTGCACGTGCTTTGCGACCTGACGGTGGCATCGGAGAATGCTATCTTCGGACAGACAGGTCCTAAGGTCGGCTCGTTCGATGCCGGTTTCGGTGCATCGTATCTCGCACGCATCGTTGGACAGAAAAAAGCGCGCGAAATCTGGTACCTCTGTCGTCAGTATTCAGCCGAGGAAGCCGAACGGATGGGACTCGTAAATACGGTAGTTCCTTTCGAGCAGCTCGAAGACGAATGCGTTTCTTGGGCTGAAACGATGATGGAACGCTCGCCGTTGGCACTGAGAATGATGAAGGCCGGATTCAATGCAGAGCTTGACGGACAGGCAGGTATTCAGGAATTGGCAGGCGACGCCACGATGCTCTATTACACAATGGATGAAGCACAGGAAGGAGGCAAGGCTTTCTTGGAGAAACGCAAGCCCGATTTCGACAAATATCCCCAGTTTCCTTAA
- the menD gene encoding 2-succinyl-5-enolpyruvyl-6-hydroxy-3-cyclohexene-1-carboxylic-acid synthase: protein MYSNKENVNILTSLLVEFGISKAVVCPGSRNSPIVHNLCECKEIDCFSITDERSAGFFAIGVALSEHEPVVVCVTSGSALLNLAPAVAEAYYQNIPLVVVSADRPRQWIGQQDGQTIEQVNALCPNVRKSVNIPEPNSEEERWYCNRLVNEALLASTHYEGGPVHINVPLSEPLFEYTVKKLPKERRISHSLPEGDLISMADIAAEFAKAKKPMLVIGQVSADEIGEAIGQIGRLNEHTVVLYEKLADDSISPALHFDEVLSAFADDDGLRPDFLVYTGGTIVSKRLKKFLRGCRDIRSVWLDKRGEVCDTFMNLTDVVQGSIGDFAEMLADEMQGKQPNAFAKRWKKELALAAQYAEEYQPDYSQMLAVKRFHEWLQKSDSDGEMVYGNSSVVRLGNIYSDQYIYVNRGVNGIEGTLSVAVGLSVARKDYEDVYCVVGDLSFFYDQNALWNKNLDANLGILLLNNGGGGLFRQLPGLEKSPYLDEFVGASHDATAEGICAENDIVYLSAHNTVELERGLEAFFSSEEGPILLEVFTDAEFDAKVIKDYYEGYKKKVMK from the coding sequence ATGTATAGCAACAAAGAAAATGTAAATATTCTCACTTCACTATTGGTTGAGTTCGGCATCAGCAAGGCAGTTGTTTGTCCCGGTTCGCGCAATTCGCCGATTGTTCATAACCTTTGTGAATGCAAGGAAATCGATTGTTTCTCGATTACCGACGAGCGTTCGGCAGGTTTCTTTGCAATAGGTGTGGCGTTGTCCGAGCACGAGCCGGTGGTGGTTTGCGTTACTTCCGGCTCAGCTTTGCTCAATCTGGCACCGGCTGTTGCCGAAGCGTATTATCAGAATATTCCTCTTGTTGTCGTTTCTGCCGACCGTCCGCGGCAATGGATTGGTCAGCAGGATGGTCAGACCATTGAGCAGGTAAACGCATTGTGTCCGAATGTCCGCAAGAGTGTGAATATCCCGGAACCCAATAGCGAGGAAGAGCGTTGGTATTGCAATCGTCTGGTAAACGAAGCATTGCTGGCGAGCACGCATTATGAGGGTGGCCCGGTGCATATAAACGTTCCTCTCAGCGAACCCTTGTTTGAATATACGGTAAAGAAACTGCCCAAGGAACGCCGAATTTCGCATTCTCTGCCTGAAGGAGACTTAATTTCGATGGCTGATATTGCAGCGGAATTTGCCAAGGCGAAGAAACCTATGTTGGTAATTGGGCAGGTTTCGGCAGACGAAATAGGGGAGGCCATTGGGCAGATAGGCCGATTGAATGAGCATACGGTGGTATTGTATGAGAAGCTCGCTGACGATTCCATTTCGCCGGCATTGCATTTCGATGAAGTATTGTCGGCTTTTGCCGACGACGACGGATTGCGTCCCGATTTCCTTGTATATACCGGTGGAACGATTGTCAGCAAGCGTTTGAAGAAATTCTTGCGTGGTTGCAGGGACATTCGTTCGGTGTGGCTCGACAAGCGGGGCGAAGTCTGCGACACGTTTATGAATCTCACGGATGTCGTTCAGGGAAGTATAGGCGACTTTGCCGAGATGCTGGCAGACGAAATGCAGGGAAAGCAGCCGAATGCTTTTGCCAAACGGTGGAAGAAGGAACTGGCACTTGCAGCGCAGTATGCTGAAGAGTATCAGCCCGACTACTCGCAGATGCTGGCTGTTAAACGCTTCCACGAGTGGCTTCAAAAGAGCGACAGCGACGGAGAAATGGTTTACGGAAACAGTTCTGTCGTCCGTTTGGGAAACATTTATTCCGATCAGTACATATATGTGAACCGTGGCGTGAACGGAATAGAAGGCACGTTGTCTGTCGCTGTCGGTCTGTCGGTGGCGCGGAAAGACTATGAAGACGTGTATTGTGTCGTTGGAGACCTGAGTTTCTTCTACGATCAGAACGCCTTATGGAACAAGAATCTTGATGCAAATCTCGGTATTCTGCTGCTGAACAATGGAGGAGGAGGCCTCTTCCGTCAGTTGCCCGGTTTGGAGAAGTCGCCTTATCTCGATGAATTTGTGGGTGCAAGCCACGACGCAACGGCAGAAGGCATCTGCGCCGAAAACGATATTGTTTACCTTTCGGCGCACAATACCGTTGAATTGGAGAGAGGACTGGAGGCGTTTTTCAGCAGCGAGGAAGGCCCGATACTGTTAGAAGTCTTCACGGATGCCGAATTTGACGCGAAAGTTATAAAGGATTATTACGAGGGATATAAGAAGAAAGTAATGAAGTAA
- a CDS encoding DMT family protein codes for MNGLYTIVLLVVSNVFMTFAWYGHIKLQQAKVLTDATPLYVVILLSWLLALAEYSFQIPANRMGYVGNGGLFSLMQLKIIQEVISLVVFTVFTVVFFNGESLHWNHLVAFCCLILAVFFAFLK; via the coding sequence ATGAACGGACTTTACACGATAGTTTTACTCGTTGTTTCAAATGTATTTATGACGTTTGCTTGGTATGGGCATATCAAATTGCAGCAGGCAAAAGTGCTTACGGACGCTACTCCCTTGTATGTGGTAATTCTTCTGAGCTGGTTGCTGGCATTGGCTGAATACTCTTTTCAGATTCCTGCCAATAGAATGGGCTATGTGGGCAACGGAGGTTTGTTTTCGCTGATGCAACTGAAGATTATTCAGGAAGTTATTTCTCTGGTGGTTTTCACGGTGTTTACGGTCGTCTTCTTCAATGGAGAGAGCTTGCATTGGAATCATCTTGTGGCTTTCTGCTGTCTGATTCTGGCTGTCTTTTTCGCCTTTCTGAAATAG
- a CDS encoding AMP-binding protein: MTLETFLAEWQNDSETLTVHTSGSTGSPKPLQVEKARMLNSARITCDYLRLKSGDTALLCMPLDYIAGKMMVVRSIEHNLQLLSVAPSGHPLSDASLSVLDTPNADIDFAAMVPLQVYNSLQMPEECDRLKRIRHLIIGGGAIDNSLAAALKDFPNAVWSTYGMTETLSHIALRRLNGADASEWYEPFDTVEISLNDEDCLMVNAPLVSAEVLTTNDIAEIRKEGTKTRFRIIGRKDNVINTGGIKIQIEELELLLRPHLFEPYAVTKRPHEKFGEEVILLTESTELAAIEAICRRILPKYWMPHSFQTVVAIPTTETGKIARAEAMKLVDRVEE, from the coding sequence ATGACTCTTGAGACTTTTCTTGCCGAATGGCAGAATGACAGCGAAACGCTGACCGTACACACAAGTGGCTCTACCGGCAGCCCGAAACCCTTGCAGGTGGAGAAAGCGCGAATGCTGAATTCGGCACGAATCACGTGCGATTACCTCCGGTTGAAGTCTGGCGACACGGCATTGCTGTGTATGCCGTTGGACTATATCGCCGGAAAAATGATGGTGGTGCGGAGCATTGAGCACAATCTTCAGTTGTTGAGCGTAGCCCCGAGCGGTCATCCTCTTTCAGATGCGTCGCTTTCGGTGCTCGACACTCCGAACGCCGACATTGATTTTGCGGCGATGGTGCCGCTTCAGGTCTACAATTCCCTGCAAATGCCCGAAGAGTGCGACCGACTGAAACGCATCAGGCACTTGATAATCGGTGGTGGAGCTATTGATAACAGTCTGGCTGCTGCGCTGAAAGACTTTCCCAATGCCGTCTGGAGCACTTACGGAATGACCGAAACGCTCTCTCACATTGCACTCCGACGGCTGAATGGTGCCGATGCGAGCGAATGGTATGAGCCTTTCGATACGGTGGAAATATCTCTGAACGATGAAGACTGCCTGATGGTGAACGCCCCTTTGGTAAGTGCCGAAGTGCTGACAACTAACGATATTGCCGAGATAAGGAAAGAAGGCACGAAAACTCGCTTCCGAATCATCGGGCGTAAGGACAACGTAATCAATACGGGCGGCATCAAGATACAGATAGAAGAACTCGAATTGCTGCTTCGTCCTCATCTCTTCGAGCCATACGCAGTAACGAAACGCCCACACGAAAAGTTTGGCGAAGAGGTGATTCTGCTTACCGAATCCACAGAACTGGCAGCCATTGAAGCCATTTGCCGGCGCATACTACCCAAATATTGGATGCCGCATAGTTTTCAAACGGTAGTGGCCATTCCGACAACGGAAACCGGAAAGATAGCACGTGCAGAAGCAATGAAGCTGGTCGATAGGGTGGAGGAGTGA
- a CDS encoding o-succinylbenzoate synthase, which translates to MYRIEISSRVLHFINPAGTSRGTYTTRHSFYVTLSSDAKPGVEGVGECAALLDLSCDAMPADVYERTLRTFCDAFERTGQIDYEAMRPYPSMLFGLETALAQYNAGGSLNLFDTPFGRGEEGIPINGLVWMGSFEEMYARLEEKMQQGFRCVKLKIGAIDFDKELELIRHIRTHFTKEEVELRVDANGAFSPDEAMKRLEALAEYEIHSIEQPIRQHQWAEMSRLCAHSPLPIALDEELIGVNTRKEKTELLKTIRPQYIILKPSLHGGMAGTEEWISLARERNIGSWITSALESNVGLNAVAQLTAKIYGPNVQMAQGLGTGQLFSDNIKMPLTIKGDKLFALWM; encoded by the coding sequence ATGTACAGAATAGAAATATCTTCCCGAGTGCTGCACTTCATCAATCCTGCCGGCACTTCCCGAGGCACTTACACTACTCGCCATAGTTTCTATGTAACGCTGTCTTCCGATGCCAAACCGGGAGTGGAAGGAGTGGGAGAGTGCGCCGCCTTGCTCGATTTGTCGTGCGATGCAATGCCTGCCGACGTTTACGAAAGGACGCTGCGAACGTTTTGCGATGCCTTTGAACGGACGGGACAGATAGACTATGAGGCAATGCGCCCTTATCCGTCGATGCTCTTCGGACTGGAAACGGCATTGGCACAATACAATGCAGGGGGGAGTTTGAACCTGTTTGACACGCCTTTCGGGCGTGGCGAAGAGGGCATTCCCATTAACGGACTGGTGTGGATGGGCAGTTTCGAGGAAATGTATGCACGACTTGAGGAAAAGATGCAGCAGGGTTTCCGTTGCGTGAAGTTGAAAATCGGCGCAATAGATTTCGACAAGGAACTGGAACTTATCCGACATATCCGAACGCATTTCACGAAAGAAGAGGTAGAATTGCGCGTGGATGCCAACGGAGCTTTCTCTCCCGATGAGGCTATGAAACGGCTCGAAGCATTGGCAGAATACGAAATCCACTCCATCGAACAGCCCATCAGGCAGCACCAATGGGCTGAAATGTCCCGACTGTGTGCCCACTCGCCACTCCCGATAGCATTGGATGAAGAACTCATAGGAGTGAACACCCGAAAAGAAAAGACGGAACTTCTGAAAACAATTCGCCCGCAATACATTATACTGAAGCCGAGTCTGCACGGCGGTATGGCAGGTACGGAAGAATGGATTTCGCTTGCCCGCGAGCGCAATATCGGTTCGTGGATAACGTCTGCGCTTGAAAGCAACGTGGGACTGAATGCCGTCGCACAGCTGACGGCGAAAATCTATGGTCCGAACGTGCAGATGGCACAGGGACTTGGCACAGGTCAGCTCTTTTCCGACAACATAAAAATGCCGCTGACTATCAAAGGAGACAAACTCTTTGCCCTTTGGATGTAA